The Oceanispirochaeta sp. genome has a window encoding:
- the tnpB gene encoding IS66 family insertion sequence element accessory protein TnpB (TnpB, as the term is used for proteins encoded by IS66 family insertion elements, is considered an accessory protein, since TnpC, encoded by a neighboring gene, is a DDE family transposase.): MIPDLSETDIFIKPGRTDMRKQINGLTVIVQDDMELNPFSPSIFLFCNRERKILKALYWDKNGFCLWQKKIEKESFPWPKDESEAQKITYEQLKLLLSGIDFWKAHKALNYCEVL; this comes from the coding sequence GTGATTCCGGATCTGAGTGAAACAGATATTTTTATTAAGCCTGGGAGAACAGACATGCGGAAACAGATCAATGGGCTGACAGTCATCGTTCAGGATGATATGGAGCTCAATCCATTCTCACCTTCCATCTTTCTATTCTGTAACCGGGAAAGAAAGATCCTGAAAGCACTCTATTGGGATAAAAATGGATTCTGTTTATGGCAGAAGAAGATTGAAAAAGAAAGTTTCCCCTGGCCTAAGGATGAATCCGAGGCTCAAAAAATTACTTATGAACAACTGAAGCTTCTTTTATCGGGAATCGATTTCTGGAAGGCTCATAAAGCACTGAACTATTGTGAAGTATTATAA